A genomic stretch from Setaria viridis chromosome 1, Setaria_viridis_v4.0, whole genome shotgun sequence includes:
- the LOC117841568 gene encoding peroxidase 70, producing MAASFRTWHCLVALLMLASVAQGQLSPSFYATTCPTLGLIVRATMIKALLLERRMGASLVRLFFHDCFVQGCDASILLDDVGSFVGEKGAGPNVNSVRGYEVIDQIKANVELLCPGVVSCADIVALAARDSTFLLGGPTWAVPLGRRDSTTASQSLANSDLPSPASDLATLITAFGNKGLSARDMTALSGAHTIGFSQCQNFRDHIYNDTDINPAFAALRRRTCPAAAGSGDGNLAPLDVTTQLLFDNAYYGNLLVRRGLLHSDQELFNGGSQDALVQQYSANPALFAADFVTAMIKMGSIRPLTGSAGQIRANCRVVNSR from the exons ATGGCGGCTTCGTTCCGGACCTGGCATTGCTTGGTCGCCTTGCTCATGCTCGCTTCGGTGGCGCAGGGGCAGCTCTCGCCGTCGTTCTACGCGACGACCTGCCCGACGCTGGGGCTCATCGTGCGCGCCACCATGATCAAGGCCCTCCTACTCGAGCGCCGGATGGGCGCCTCCCTCGTCAGGctcttcttccacgactgcttcgtccaG GGCTGCGACGCCTCGATTCTCCTGGACGACGTCGGCAGCTTCGTCGGCGAGAAGGGCGCCGGCCCCAACGTCAACTCCGTCCGCGGCTACGAGGTCATCGACCAGATCAAGGCCAACGTCGAGCTCCTCTGCCCCGgcgtcgtctcctgcgccgacatcgtcgccctcgccgcccgaGACAGCACCTTCCTG CTCGGAGGGCCAACCTGGGCGGTGCCGCTCGGCCGGCGCGactcgacgacggcgagccaGAGCCTGGCGAACAGCGACCTCCCGTCGCCGGCCTCCGACCTCGCCACCCTCATCACGGCGTTCGGCAACAAGGGCCTGAGCGCGCGCGATATGACGgcgctctccggcgcgcacaCCATCGGCTTCTCGCAGTGCCAGAACTTCCGCGACCACATCTACAACGACACCGACATCAACCCGGCGTTCGCGGCGCTGCGCCGGCGCAcctgccccgcggcggcgggaagcGGCGACGGCAACCTGGCGCCGCTCGACGTGACGACGCAGCTGCTCTTCGACAACGCCTACTACGGGAACCTCCTCGTCAGGCGCGGCCTGCTGCACTCGGACCAGGAGCTTTTCAACGGCGGGTCGCAGGACGCGCTGGTGCAGCAGTACAGCGCCAACCCGGCCCTCTTCGCCGCCGATTTCGTCACCGCCATGATAAAAATGGGGAGCATCCGCCCGCTCACCGGGAGCGCCGGCCAGATCAGGGCCAACTGCAGGGTGGTCAACAGCCGCTGA
- the LOC117841570 gene encoding cationic peroxidase 1: protein MASSTAGGHCFLLALLLLSSAAYGQLSEDFYAKNCSKLGTIVKEEVSRALSRPRGGDPRMGASLLRLFFHDCLPQGCDASVLLDMNADVTKGRIIDSSEKQADPNRNSLRGFEVIDRIKGEVEKACRGVVSCADILALATRAAVVELKGPTWPLLLGRRDSTTANVTAANTALPGPNSNLDELIEKFQNKGFNARDLVALSGAHTIGRAQCQFAEQNQQARCLLNGTPGPLDVQTPEVFDNSYYGNLPERGLLHSDRVLTSREDVKVFVEEYKSNQTTFFRDFAIAMERMSRLGVLTGTNGQIRTDCRRVLNN, encoded by the exons ATGGCTTCGtccaccgccggcggccatTGCTTCCTTCTTGctcttctccttctctcctccgccgcctatGGGCAGCTCTCGGAGGACTTCTACGCCAAAAATTGCTCGAAGTTGGGTACAATCGTTAAAGAGGAGGTGTCTCGTGCCTTGTCAAGACCCCGAGGCGGCGATCCCCGGATGGGCGCCTCCCTCCTTCGGctcttcttccacgactgcttacCTCAG GGCTGCGACGCCTCTGTTCTTCTGGACATGAACGCGGACGTGACAAAGGGAAGAATAATAGACTCGAGCGAGAAGCAAGCCGACCCCAACCGCAACTCCCTACGCGGTTTCGAGGTCATCGACCGGATCAAGGGCGAGGTCGAGAAGGCTTGCCGCGgcgtcgtctcctgcgccgacatcctcgcccTCGCCACGCGGGCAGCCGTCGTCGAA CTCAAGGGACCAACCTGGCCGCTGTTGCTCGGCCGTCGCGACTCGACGACGGCGAACGTGACCGCAGCGAACACCGCCCTCCCGGGGCCGAACTCCAACCTCGACGAGCTCATCGAAAAGTTCCAGAACAAGGGCTTCAACGCGAGAGATCTGGTGgcgctctccggcgcgcacaCCATCGGCCGGGCACAATGCCAATTCGCCGAACAAAACCAGCAAGCACGATGCCTGCTGAACGGCACGCCGGGGCCGCTCGACGTGCAGACGCCTGAGGTCTTCGACAACAGCTACTACGGCAACCTGCCGGAGCGCGGCCTGCTGCACTCCGACCGGGTGCTCACGAGCCGCGAGGACGTGAAGGTGTTCGTGGAGGAGTACAAATCCAACCAGACTACCTTCTTCCGCGACTTCGCGATCGCGATGGAGAGGATGTCGCGGTTGGGCGTCCTCACCGGAACGAACGGTCAGATCAGGACCGACTGCAGGAGGGTGCTCAATAACTAG